In Zunongwangia sp. HGR-M22, the sequence TTTGGATAATTTCTGCGCCTTATCTAATTCTTTATCTTCTTCAGCTAGCTTCCATGCAATGCTGTTATAAACTGAAGCAGATCTCATTTTCATACCTATTTTTGAAGCATAATCTTCTGCTTTATCAATTTCACCTTCAGCAGCTAATTCGGTTGCAAGCATAGACAGCATGTAATCTCTAAACATATTGTCTTTGCCAATCTTATCCTGATAATCTTCAAAAACCTTTTCTTTTTCCGTAGCTCCTTTTGCTTGATACATTTTCGAATAAAAAGCCTGGCTAGCCATGGTTCCTTTTGGGAATTTTTCAGGAATTAAATTTTGAAGCGAATCGGCGGCTTCTTTATTACCAACAATAGAATTCATTCTATACAGATTGGTATAATCATCTTCAGTTAAAGAATCATTATCTTTTGCTGCCATCATTTGTTTTTCTACAAATGCAGTTGCTTTTTCTTTATCAGATTTGATAAGGCTAACGTAGTTGCTGCTCCATTTTTTTTCTAATTGGGGATCTTTTTTAAAGTCGGCTTCAAACTTAGAAGTGATTGAATCTTCTGGCATTTCAATATTGCCATAGCGATCGCCCTGGCTATACAAATTTGCAATTTGGGCATTGCTACCGGTAAGAGCATTACCTTCTTCATCATAAAGTGGAAGAACATAACCGTCTTTTTTATTACTGTCTTCTATACCATATTGTTTAAACTGAAAAGAAATTGCAGTAACTGTATCCGGGATTTTTATGCTTGAAGAATACATGTTAGCAGAATCTTTAAGGTCTAAATCTTGTGGGTAAATGCCGTTACTGGTCATAAAGTTAACGGTGCCTTTTACTTTTTCGTCTTCGGCCTGTGGGATACTATCTTTAGCGGTGTAGCTAATTTTTATGTCGTCTCCCGGTTGCGGGAATTCTTTACTAATATGCAACGCTCCTATATCTTTTCCTTGATCTTCGGGCTCATTATTCTCGCAAGAAGTAAGCGCTGCACATAAAGCCAAAGCGGGCAATGCTAATTTTTTCATTATGTTGGTGATTTATAAGTGGTTTAAGGTTGAAAATAGTTAAAATGAAT encodes:
- a CDS encoding TlpA disulfide reductase family protein translates to MKKLALPALALCAALTSCENNEPEDQGKDIGALHISKEFPQPGDDIKISYTAKDSIPQAEDEKVKGTVNFMTSNGIYPQDLDLKDSANMYSSSIKIPDTVTAISFQFKQYGIEDSNKKDGYVLPLYDEEGNALTGSNAQIANLYSQGDRYGNIEMPEDSITSKFEADFKKDPQLEKKWSSNYVSLIKSDKEKATAFVEKQMMAAKDNDSLTEDDYTNLYRMNSIVGNKEAADSLQNLIPEKFPKGTMASQAFYSKMYQAKGATEKEKVFEDYQDKIGKDNMFRDYMLSMLATELAAEGEIDKAEDYASKIGMKMRSASVYNSIAWKLAEEDKELDKAQKLSKKSLDLMDNIDAKDKPNTQSASQHSSNIDYSKAMYQDTYATIMYKQDQLKEAIKYQEMATKSKMADAEIAEKYIQYLVEDEQYDVAKEKASAFIAENKGSEKLKEYYKEAYTATGDTSGFEEELAMLEEKGHAKAKSDLKKKMIDEEASKFKLKDLDGNEIALSELKGKTVILDFWATWCGPCKSSFPGMQKAVVANQDNPNVKFLFIDTWERQAPDARMKEVTEFIESNEYDFHVLMDEKVEDSNDFKVVDAYGVSGIPTKFVVGPDGRIKFKSVGYNGNPDKLAEEIEIMIELAKS